In the Leptolyngbya sp. FACHB-261 genome, GCCAGAAGGCGCGGGTCGATGCCGTTAAGGGCAAAGTCTTTACCAAAATCTCGCGCGAGATCATCGTTGCAGCTCGCAGTGGCGGTGGGGATCCTGCGGCCAATTTTCAACTGCGCACTGCCATCGACAAGGCTAAAGCAGCAGGCATTCCCAACGACAACATCGACCGGGCGGTTGCTAAGGGCAGTGGCACCTTCAACAGTGGCGATAGCCTAGAGTCCATTCGTTATGAGGGCTACGGTCCTGGTGGCATTGCAGTCTTGATCGAAGCCCTCACTGACAACCGCAATCGCACTGCTGCCGATCTACGTTCTGCCTTCAGCAAAAATGGCGGCAACCTGGGCGAAACGGGCTGCGTCGGCTGGATGTTTGAGAAGAAAGGCGTCGCCGTTGTTTATGCCCCGCGCGATGCCAAAGGTCGCAGTACAGAGCTGGATGAAGAAGCTCTGCTAGAGATTGCCCTAGAAGGTGGAGCTGAATCCTATGAGCTGTTTGAAGACGATGAGGCCGATGAGACGGGGGCAGAGGTATTCACTGATGTCAGCAATTTAGAGGCGCTCACGCAGGCTCTGCAAACTCAGGGTTACCGCGTGACCAGTGAGGAGCGCTGGATTCCTAACAATCAGGTGAGTGTGGCTGAACCCGATCAAGCACGCGCCCTTCTGAAGCTGATGGATGCTCTAGAGGACTTGGACGACATCCAAACTGTCACGGCGAATTTCGAGATGTCGGATGATTTGATGGCGGTTAGCATGCTCTGAACCTGCCTCAGCAGACTCCTCCAGGACCCGCTCGGACAATGTTAGAACACAATCCAAAACAGCCTATGCCAAAACAATCTAGGCCAAAACAACCCAGGAACATCTTGACAAAGCAGTTCCATATCCCTTAGCCTAGCCAAGGTGATGGATACGCCCCCATCGTCTAGAGGCCTAGGACACCTCCCTTTCACGGAGGCGACGGGGATTCGAATTCCCCTGGGGGTATCTTCAAAATTTGAACTCTTGCGGAAGCCGTGTACACTGAGCCCGCAAGTCTTCTTTCAACCTCTACCTGGGTTGATCTAAGCTTACCTGCGGCCTACAAAGTTGGCCAGGAAACCGAGCAACGGCTCAGACGAAATTGCGCTTCCAGACTATGTTACGAAACGAGGCCATCAAGTTGATGCGTTCGGTCTGCCCCAAGACGCCAGAATCACACAGCCCGGATAAAAGCTTTTTCAAGGCGACATTGGTCGAACAGTAGTCAATAAAGTTGCAGGCTACGAAAAGAGCTTCTGCTGCCGTCTCTCGCTTAGGAAGCAACAACTGATTAATCTGGGACTGCCAGCCTTCCAAGGTGTTTTCTACGCGGACTGAATAACCCCGATACTCAAACTCAATCTGCTCGGCCTGGTGCGTTTGTTCTTGAGTCGCAGTTTGTTGGGCATCAACTGCCTGAGCCAGAAGCGTTGCTGGCTCTTTGAGCAGTACTATACGAGCCACTACTGTCGGCTTACGTTCTCTAGCCCAGTCTTGGGAAAGAGCGGCCAGCCTTCTGCGATTTTCGGCTAACTCTTTACGCAGCAGTTTCGATACCTGGCTATTTTCCGCTAGCCTCTCCCGTAGTGCTTCTGTTTTCCTGCAACCCTGCTGAAGGCGTTCATGCTTTTCATGCCACTCTTGCGAAACAGCCAACCACTGAGTTTGGATGGGATTGCAGGCCACAAAAGCTCTCTGATTATGGGCTGTCCCTCATTGTAGCGCTCAAAAAGCTTTTACTAGCTCATCATGCGCATCTGCGTTGGGTTTGATGAAGCCTGAAGCAATTTGGCGTGGCAATCAATAACAAGGAAAGATTCGTTTCTAGACAAAGATTAAAGCACTAAGTCCATTTTTATCAAACTCGAAAAAGCGTTTCTAAATGGGCCAGAAATAAGGATATTCGCTGAGTAATTTTAGATTCACCCTCGCTATTTTGCGAAACTTATGATATTCGAAGCGATGCCTTTTGTGAACCAGGAAGGAACTGAATTTTCTCTCAGATTTTTCAGCAGTGATCTACTTTGTAGTGAATAAAGAAATTCTGGCAGCAAAGCTTAGGACGAGAGGAAATTCTGGCTGGGAATGACTGTGTGTGACTTCTTCGCGTCTTGCCACTTCTCCTTGGATTTAGAGACAGTCTAGAGAATGTGGAGGGTCAGCCAGAATCATGGTCGAGGAGGAGAGGGGAGGCAAGCAGTGGGGATTTGAGTGGTGTTTTCAATTTTCTGGCAATTTCCTGGGCTGCTTTTGAGACAAAAGAGACCTAAATCTGGCAAGATATTAGAACGAGGACAGGCCCCCATCGTCTAGAGGCCTAGGACACCTCCCTTTCACGGAGGCGACGGGGATTCGAATTCCCCTGGGGGTATGCAAAAGAGAGGGCGCAGGTCGTACGACCTGCGCCCTTTCTCATTGGGTAGCCAGATGTTCTTCGGCTGCACTCCTTCTCAGGTACTCAGGCAGGCTAGGTTCTCGGTAGTGCTGCTGCCAGATAACCCCACTATGGATGAGGTTTGGGTACCAGGGCTCAACTAGGCTTGGTGCTTGTTTAGGGCTCTTGGACGGACTGCTGAGACAAGACTTTACTCTGGCACCGGGAGTTGCCCAGCTGTTGTTTGAGGCAATGTCTTTACTCTCTGCTACAGGATAGAAGCTAGCGTAGCTGACTTATGGCTTACTGGAGAAACAGGGCAGGACGAAATACTATTCATTGCAGACCTTAGGCAGACCTTACTATCACAGCTTTGATTTATAGGCTATTAGCACTGGACTACAGTAATGAGTTTTGAGAGAAAAACTGTCCTAGTCGTGGAAGACAGATCAGATTTTTCTGGTCTAATTCAGTATGCTTTCCAGGAGATTGACTTAGAAGTCTCTCTGCAGATAGTTCATGACGGTAAGGAGGCAGTGTATTACCTTCGCGGTCAGCAACCCTATGAGAGTAGGCAGGAATACCCTCTGCCAGCGATGATCTTAACGAACAAAGACATGCCTGGCATGACAGGGCTTCAGTTAGTAGCTTGGGTAAAGAAGCAGCCTACCCTAAGTCATATCCCTGTGGTTATGATGACGGCGGCTAGTGAACCAGAGGAGAGGCGCAAAGCTAAAGATTTAGGCATTAGCTTCTACTTCGTTAAACCGGCTGACTTCGATGATCTGGTCAATACCGTAAGAATGCTGACTTCGGAACTCATCCCAGGAGACCAGCAGTAGTTTAGCCTCTGGTCGCCCCTGGGAGAGAACCGTAGAATCGTTGTGAGGTAAGCGCATTAGGCTAGCTACGGCTGCTCTCTAGAACGCAACTCCTCAACTAATTCCTCGATCGCCAGTGCCTGCAATTTGGCACTGCGCTCGATATTTTCTGCTGCCCGAATTGTGCTCCGCTCATCTAAGCGGCGGCTCCGTAGCAGCTGTGCCCAACCTAACATTACGGTTAGTGGCGTCCTGAGTTTGTGGGAAAGCTCAGCTAGAAATTCGGCCTGGTTATGAGCTTCCTGCTGCACTTCACAGTTAGTCTGTTCTTCTGGATTAGCTGGACTAGTAGATGTCTTAGAGCTGGCATCAACATCTGGTGGAGTATTTTCGTTGAGCGGACGCAGCGGTTTCATGGCACAGGTTTCTCACAAATTGCTGAAGCTAAAAAAGTATTGATATAGAGACTTTCAGGAAATCATAGAAAACCAATTTTTTCCCCTCCCCTAGGCATACCTAACAAAGCACCTAAAGTTAGAGCTATTGACTGAGCTTGATCAATAGTCTCGCAAAGCAACCTCGGCTGGGCGAGAGCAGTAGGTAGCGTTGCATTACAAGTCCAATAGTAAGTTCAACGCAGTGATAATAGACAGGAGAAGCTGTCAACGCAATAAGACGCAATAGAGAAGATGGCAGCGCAAGCTTCTCCTACCCTAAGATTGAAGCCCCTACTTGCCTCTCTCCTAACCCTTATGCCTGGAGAGGCAGACTGACCCAAGGACAAGAGCCAAACCAAGTTCTGGCTTTTGGACTCTTTTAGACTAGGTTCAAGCCTGCACGGACGGCACTACAGTGCTTGCAAGCCCAGCCGGTGGTGCTGCTGCAGCACCGCATCATAGAGCTTCTCCAGTTGACTGATGTTGCGGCTGAGGGTGTAGCGCTCTAGTACACGATCTCGGGCTTTTTGACCCAGCAAACTGCTCAGCTCTGGTTGATCTCGGAACAGCGGTAGCAGGGTAGCCAACTGGCTGGTGACTTGGTTGGCCTGCAGGACGACCCCAGCGCCATTGGCTAGTACCTCCCCATCTGCCCCAACATCAGTGGCAAGACAGGCAGTGCCACAGGCCATTGCTTCTAAAAGCG is a window encoding:
- a CDS encoding YebC/PmpR family DNA-binding transcriptional regulator; this translates as MAGHSKWANIKRQKARVDAVKGKVFTKISREIIVAARSGGGDPAANFQLRTAIDKAKAAGIPNDNIDRAVAKGSGTFNSGDSLESIRYEGYGPGGIAVLIEALTDNRNRTAADLRSAFSKNGGNLGETGCVGWMFEKKGVAVVYAPRDAKGRSTELDEEALLEIALEGGAESYELFEDDEADETGAEVFTDVSNLEALTQALQTQGYRVTSEERWIPNNQVSVAEPDQARALLKLMDALEDLDDIQTVTANFEMSDDLMAVSML
- a CDS encoding response regulator, with translation MSFERKTVLVVEDRSDFSGLIQYAFQEIDLEVSLQIVHDGKEAVYYLRGQQPYESRQEYPLPAMILTNKDMPGMTGLQLVAWVKKQPTLSHIPVVMMTAASEPEERRKAKDLGISFYFVKPADFDDLVNTVRMLTSELIPGDQQ
- a CDS encoding HAMP domain-containing histidine kinase yields the protein MKPLRPLNENTPPDVDASSKTSTSPANPEEQTNCEVQQEAHNQAEFLAELSHKLRTPLTVMLGWAQLLRSRRLDERSTIRAAENIERSAKLQALAIEELVEELRSREQP